A region of the Pricia mediterranea genome:
TCTTTCGACCTCACTTTCGATATAGCCCTTTATTTTGTTCTCTTGGCCGCTGACCGCTCTCACAACATACCACTTCTTATCCAATACTTCTGACATAGCGATCGATTAATTTAAAACGTTGTCGAAATACAATTGCACCAACTCACTGAATACCGTATCGACTCCCCAAGTCGCCAACGCGAACAAAATAGAAAACACAG
Encoded here:
- the secE gene encoding preprotein translocase subunit SecE, with the protein product MLTYIKESVEELRHNVTLPSREEASNLMIVVAVFSILFALATWGVDTVFSELVQLYFDNVLN